DNA from Coprobacter tertius:
AATCAGGAGATGATTTTATAACGGCACCATACGCATTATAAGCCGCATTATTATCTCCTGTAAGAGTATAAAGCTGAGCCAGTAAATAATTCATACGGGTACGCTGGCGTTTATTAGGTTCTGCCTTTATTGCTGTTTTTAGAAATGGTATCGCCTGTTTATAATCCTCATTCCGAATCAGATAATCGGCATTTACAGCAGCAAACAAATCTTCTTGACTTTCAGGAAGACCGTCGTTATTAATCTTGTTAAGAACATCTTCCGCTTCATATACCCAATCCATGGCTAAATAACATCTGGCCAACCAAAGTTTAGACTCAGCCACCAGATCGGGTTTCCATGTAAAATGCCGGGTAATATAAACAAACGTAGCTGCCGCACTCAAAAAATCGCCTTTATAATACTGAGCCTTTCCCATTAAACGCCAAGCATTATGTATAAACGGGTTATATTCATCTCGATTTACATACTCGCGATATTTAGGATCACTCATTTTTTTAGGATCTCGACGGGGCTTTTTCTTTATCGAGTGTAACTGTATAGCCTTCTGGCATTTTTCTATCGTACGATCGAAACTTCCAGTAGGTTTTGTTGCTTTCGGATTATTGTATGCTTCGGCAGGATGCATATAGATACGGGTAAGGGTATAATCATCTTCGTATTTCCCTTCCATAATCTGAAGCTGTTCTTTATAATTTTCGTTCCCGTTGAAATATACGTTATAACGCGTGGTAAGCGAATGATAAAAACGAGTCGCTTTCGTATTCTTTTTCACCGAACACGAAGCCAACATAAGGAGACAAAAAAGGATCCCTGTTATATGATATATTGTTTTCCTCAATTTAATCTTTTTCCATTCTTATAAGCTCTCATAAAATAAACTGACAGAGAGCCTTTTTATTGCCTTACAAAACATGAAAATCAGCAGATGTCCTCGAGCAAAAAACAGGCACTGCAATATCATTAAGTCGATTTATACAGGTAAACGGTATCTTTTGGCCCAGACAAATATTTTCGTAACAATGTACAAAATAACCAAAACGAATACAATACAAGCTCCGGCAGGAACATTTATATAATAAGAAATAAATAACCCGGACAATCCGCTAATGATAGCCAATATACCCGACAAATACAAAATATTCTTATATCGGCTGCAAAATTGATCGGCAATAATTTGCGGCATAGTAAGTAGCGACATGAGTAGCATGATACCCACCAGACGAATTGTAAGCACTACACAAACAGAAACCATCAGCATCATGCTGTACTCTATAAGCCTCACCGGAATATGCCGGGTAAAAGCAAAATCCCGGTCAAATGCGACATACATCACCGGCCGATAAAAGATAATAAAGAAAAGAGATAACACCAATGTGTAACCGCCAAACAACATAATGTCATAATGAGTAATCGTAAGAATATTTCCGAATAAAAATTCACTCAATCCCGGTGTATAACCCGGTGTAAGGAAAATAAAAATAACTCCGAGCGCCATACCCAAAGCCCAAAAAGCCGCAATGGCAGAGTCTTCTCTGACCGCATTACGTTTAGAAAGCCATTCGACTCCTAAAGCAGATAATACGGCAAAAAACAATGCTGTTACGGTAGGACTTATTCCTAAAAAGAATCCAAGGCCCAAACCTCCGAACGATGCATGAGTAATTCCGCCTGTTATAAATACAAGACGACGGGTTACGATGTAAGTTCCTATTATCGCACCGGCAACTCCTACCAGTAAAACAGCAAGCAACGCATTCTGAAAAAATGTATATCGTAATATATCCAGCATCGTACTTTTATCTAATTTCTCCTTTCTCCTACAACAAGTAAAACCTCATCCTTTAAAGAATCGGGAAGTTCTATTCCTCTGAGCTGGAGACTGCGTATCCAACCTGCAACATCGTCGCTCTGTAAAGTATAAAATACATCTGCAAATTCCGATGACTGTTCATCGGTGTAACCATCTGAAGAAATTCCGGTAAATCGGTCGAGTTCCTCATCATCGTAGTAAACGATCTCTTTACTGGCAGCTGCCAGAAGGCTCTCTTTTTCACAAACCTCATGTGCACCGCAACATCCGTCGGGAATAACACGGGAAGCCTCATCGGGTCGAACATCCTCACCTATTTTTTTTTCACGATATATATGTATCCCGTAAGTAACCGCTCCCAATAATAATATGCTCAAAATAATGATCCACATAAGTTCGTTATTTTTCGATTATCGTAAATCCAGACTTTTTCAAATCATTCCAATATCCGGGATACGATTTACTTACCACTTGCGGATGATTTATCATCAGTGGATTTACAAGAATCGATGCCGGGGCAAAAGCCATAGCCATGCGATGATCATCATAAGTATCTATCCCTAATGAATAATGAGGTTCACAACGCTCTCCATTCCACACCAAAACAGATCCGTTTATATCCTTTATTACAAAGCCCAGTTTATGCAATTCGACTTTTAATGCTTCGATACGGTCGGTCTCCTTTATTTTTAAAGATTGTAAACCGCTAAACCTGAAGTGGACTCCTTTCAGTACACAAGTAACGACAAGTGTCTGTGCCAGATCGGGCTGATCAGACAAATCGAAATTCAATCCTTTTGCCAATTTTCCGTTATGAAATAATTTTACCCCGTCGGAGACATACTGTGTAG
Protein-coding regions in this window:
- a CDS encoding metal ABC transporter permease, with the protein product MDILRYTFFQNALLAVLLVGVAGAIIGTYIVTRRLVFITGGITHASFGGLGLGFFLGISPTVTALFFAVLSALGVEWLSKRNAVREDSAIAAFWALGMALGVIFIFLTPGYTPGLSEFLFGNILTITHYDIMLFGGYTLVLSLFFIIFYRPVMYVAFDRDFAFTRHIPVRLIEYSMMLMVSVCVVLTIRLVGIMLLMSLLTMPQIIADQFCSRYKNILYLSGILAIISGLSGLFISYYINVPAGACIVFVLVILYIVTKIFVWAKRYRLPV
- a CDS encoding phospholipase, whose product is MWIIILSILLLGAVTYGIHIYREKKIGEDVRPDEASRVIPDGCCGAHEVCEKESLLAAASKEIVYYDDEELDRFTGISSDGYTDEQSSEFADVFYTLQSDDVAGWIRSLQLRGIELPDSLKDEVLLVVGERRN